A window from Anaeromyxobacter sp. encodes these proteins:
- a CDS encoding DUF2807 domain-containing protein encodes MPPRQPSPRLRPRHLRPAAVATLALALAACDAHVEGNGVFAERTFDVAPFERVVVGLGIQATVAVGEDQAEAVITGDENVLGHVELQVREGTLITGIDVQTFTSVHPLRLRLAAPALAGVVAAAEARVSVTGAAAAAFTAEARGASRLTLGGEGGESLSLVAAGGSTVYATGYPVAGATVQVTGGSIALVHSSGPVTGTVAGGPGSSRVEVEGGGTCQAVVQAGSSCTPAGP; translated from the coding sequence ATGCCACCTCGCCAGCCGTCGCCCCGCCTGCGCCCCCGCCACCTCCGCCCCGCGGCCGTCGCCACCCTGGCGCTGGCCCTGGCCGCCTGCGACGCCCACGTGGAGGGGAACGGCGTGTTCGCCGAGCGGACCTTCGACGTGGCCCCCTTCGAGCGGGTGGTGGTGGGGCTGGGCATCCAGGCCACCGTGGCCGTCGGCGAGGACCAGGCCGAGGCGGTGATCACCGGCGACGAGAACGTGCTGGGCCACGTCGAGCTCCAGGTGCGCGAGGGCACGCTCATCACCGGCATCGACGTCCAGACCTTCACCTCCGTGCACCCGCTGCGGCTGCGCCTGGCCGCGCCGGCGCTGGCCGGGGTGGTCGCCGCCGCCGAGGCGCGGGTCTCGGTGACCGGCGCCGCGGCCGCGGCCTTCACCGCGGAGGCGCGCGGGGCGAGCCGGCTGACGCTGGGCGGCGAGGGCGGCGAGTCGCTCTCGCTGGTCGCGGCCGGCGGCTCCACCGTGTACGCCACCGGCTACCCGGTGGCCGGCGCCACGGTGCAGGTGACCGGCGGCTCCATCGCCCTGGTCCACTCGTCCGGCCCGGTCACCGGCACCGTGGCCGGTGGGCCGGGGTCGAGCCGGGTGGAGGTCGAGGGGGGCGGGACCTGCCAGGCCGTGGTCCAGGCCGGCAGCAGCTGCACCCCCGCCGGCCCCTGA